Proteins encoded together in one Xenopus laevis strain J_2021 chromosome 6L, Xenopus_laevis_v10.1, whole genome shotgun sequence window:
- the LOC121394819 gene encoding E3 ubiquitin/ISG15 ligase TRIM25-like, whose product MAAADLRDELSCSICLSIYTDPVSLPCAHNFCRGCIGRVLGTQEGSGPYSCPECRQEFKERPALPRNRTLGNIAERFLSAQPEPGDTGIPCTYCDSHVPAVKSCLLCEASVCNKHLRMHSKSAKHVLIEPTMDMGDKKCSVHDEPLKYYCWEESVCVCVSCCLAGEHRGHRVELLSEASEKKKETLRKVVEKLRPEREETERGAQRLQERRREVAEKAAGETERVTALFRDIREQLEALEKRLLSDISSQKEKLSLTLTDLMEQLEIKKDELSRKIRHIEELCNMADPLTVLQERESHGAADNEGGRERHDIKVPAVGDLDVDMISETLLTGLAAIGTGVKGRIYGQEATDLLLDINTAHNRVSVSGDRKSASYSLTELHYPQSPARFQNWEQTLSSRSFSSGRHYWEVEVSESGVWEVGVAYPSIERRGGQSCIGRNNKSWCLYKWFNNRYSVRHDSKRTDLSHVSSCRRIRISLDYEAGRLSFYELSEPIRHLHTFTATFTEPLHAAFWVGRDSWVRIIS is encoded by the coding sequence ATGgcggctgctgatctgagagacgagctgagctgctccatctgcctgagcatttatactgatcctgtatccctgccgtgTGCCCATAACTTCTGCCGGGGCTGTATTGGGAGGGTGCTGGGCACCCAGGAGGGATCTGGGCcttattcctgccctgaatgcagaCAGGAGTTTAAGGAGCGCCCTGCCCTGCCCAGGAACAGAACTCTGGGGAACATAGCAGAGCGATTCCTTTCTGCTCAGCCCGAGCCGGGGGACACTGGGATTCCCTGCACCTACTGTGACTCCCATGTACCTGCTGTtaaatcctgtctcctgtgtgaggctTCTGTGTGTAATAAGCACCTGAGGATGCACAGCAAGTCAGCGAAACACGTCTTAATAGAACCCACAATGGACATGGGGGACAAGAAATGCTCCGTCCATGATGAACCCCTGAAATATTACTGCTGGGAggagtctgtctgtgtctgtgtgtcctgctgtctggccggagagcacaggggccacagggtggagctgctgagtgaggcctctgagaagaagaaagagacactgaggaaagttgtggagaaactgaggccagagagagaggagactgagagaggagcccagagactgcaggagcgcaggagagaagtggcagaaaaagcagccggtgagacagagagagtcactgccctgtttagagacatcagggaacagctggaagccctagagaagcgactcctgagtgacatctccagccagaaagagaagctctcactcacactcactgatctgatggagcagctggaaataaagaaggacgagctgtccaggaagatccgtcacattgaggagctgtgcaacatggcagatccactcactgtcctacaggaacgggaatcacatggagctgcagataatgaggggggcagagagagacatgatataaaggtccctgctgtaggggatctggatgtggatatgatctcagagacattactcacaggcttagctgccattgggactggggtaaagggaaggatctatgggcaggaggctacagacctgttactggatataaacacggctcataatcgtgtatctgtatcaggggacaggaaatctgcttcctactcactaaCAGAACTACATTATCCACAATCCCCAGCGAGATTTCAGAATTGGGAgcagactttaagcagcaggagtttctcctcagggcgacattactgggaagtggaggtcagtgaatcaggggTGTGGgaggtaggggtggcctatcccagtatagagaggagagggggTCAGTCCTGTATTGGGAGaaataacaagtcctggtgtttgtacaAATGGTTTAATAACAGATATTCAGTGAGACATGACAGTAAAAGGACAGATTTATCCCACGtctcttcctgcaggagaatcaggatctcattggactatgaggccggacgtctgtccttttatgagctgagtgagccaatcagacacttacacaccttcactgccacattcactgagccccttcatgctgcattctgggtcgGGAGGGATTCCTGGGTGAGAATCATTAGTTAG